The Pseudorasbora parva isolate DD20220531a chromosome 25, ASM2467924v1, whole genome shotgun sequence genome segment tatattaggcagcaagtgaacatttagtcctcaaagttgatgtgttagaggCAGGCAAGCgtaggatttgagtgagtttgacaaggggcaaattgtgatggctagacgactgggtcagagcatctccaaaactgcagctcttgtgggctgttcccggtctgcagtggtcagtctctatcaaaagtgctccaagaggaacagtggagaaccagccacagggtcatgggcggccaaggctcattgatgcacgtggggagcgaaggctgggcTGTGTGGTTCATTCAAAAAGACGAGTTAATGCTTgatctgatagaaaggtgtcagaatacacagagcatcagtttgttgtgtatggggcggcatagccgctgaccagtcagggtgcccatgctgacccctgaccccgccgaaagcaccaacagtggcacgtgagcatcacaactggaccacggagcaatggaagaaggtggcctggtctgatgaatcacgttttcttttacatcacgtggatggcctggtgtgtgtgtgtcgattacatgaggaacacatggccccaggatgcactatgggaagaaggcgagccggcggaggcagtgtgatgctttgggcaatgttctgctgggaaaccttgagtcctgccatccatgtggatgttactttgacacacaccacctacctaagcattgttgagACCATGTACAGCATGATATAATGTGACTTTGACATTGAGCGTCTGGTCTGACTGCCCTGTGTGAGTCTGTGCATGTGTTTACACGTGTGTTCTCTCACCGGGCCGACACCTGCTGTGACACGCTCCTCCCCGCATGTGATAAAACACCCTGCAGCAACTTCACCGTCTGATCCTTCATCCAGCCCACATCCTCCTGAATGTCTGGCAACCACTCCAACAGTCTGAGAGTGAAAGAGATATCAATTCAATATATTCCATAACAAAATGACAATCACCAGTGTagatatacatattatataatatatttcattGTAGGAACAGAAACAAGCTAAATGTAATGAGTGTTCATAAAGTCTTTACCTCATGCTCATTGACAGAGCTGACTCCAGAGGAAATGTGTACGGTAACAGGATGGCCGATGCCATTCTGACAGGCAGCATGTTGCTTAGCGACTGCAACAGACTCCGCCTCTCCCTACAGGCCTCCACCAGCGCTGAAGAGAGAGAGCACAAAGACACTGAGCACAGAGCTCCACACCTAACGCATTACAAAGACATAAAGAAGTGCTTCAGAGAGTACCAGAGCACAGGCCTGAACAATTTgctgccctaggcaagattttacTTGGTGCCCCTTGTAACAAGGTTTAgcgctatctatctatctatctatctatctatctatctatctatctatctatctatctatctatctatctatctatctatctatctatctatctatctgtctatctgtctatctatctatctatctatctatctgtctatatgtctgtctatctatctgtctgtctgtctgtctgtctgtctatctatctgtctgtctgtctatctatttgtctgtctatctatctgtttgtcaatctatctatctatctatctatctatctatctatctatctatctatctatctatctatctatctatctatctgtctgtctgtctgtctgtctgtctgtctatctatttgtctgtctatctatctgtctgtcaatctatctatctatctatctatctatctatctatctatctatctatctatctatctatctatctatctatctatctatctatctatctatctgtctatatgtctgtctatctatctgtctgtctgtctgtctgtctgtctgtctgtctgtctgtctatctatttgtctgtctatctatctgtttgtcaatctatctatctatctatctatctatctatctatctatctatctatctatctatctatctatctatctgtctgtctgtctgtctgtctgtctatctatttgtctgtctatctatctgtctgtcaatctatctatctatctatctgtctatctatctatctatctatctatctatctatctatctatctatctatctatctatctatctatctatctatctatctatctatctatctatctatcttttttTAAGCCTGATGAAAGTTAAACTATATAAAAATAGCACCTACACCACATtacagcctaaacacaaataGTAAGCGTAATTGCATTTAACATTAGTGCACAAACTATTCATTGAGAAATTGctaaagtgtttgttttttcagtaggtggcagcaatcTTCCACTATGCACATCATTTTAGATATTTAATGTGCATTTTACAATTGTTTTTTGTTGCTATATTTAATAAGcctgtatataaatatcattactaatttcggaaaatacattttaaaaatgccatATATCCCCTTAAAATTGCACAacagtaaaaacattaggcTATTAAAAAAGTGATACGTGTTAACCAAAACTGACCTGAACCCAGAACAGCTGCTTGTGCTTGCAtaaagtttaagggtaaaaatAACTGTAATTAATTAGCGAACATTCGCATTTTATGCAATTAGATAAACTGTTCCTTCATCACTTTTTTGTTAGTAATATCTCAAATAATACTCATAAATATTAGTACCATTAATAAAACCGGATAATCACTCATTTTGGCGCCCCTATGGACGAGTGGCGCCCCTAGCATTTGCCTCTTCCGCCTATGCAGCGGGCCGGCCCTGCCAGAGCAGTTTCGAGTTCCCATAATCAGGTCCTGTTATCTGTCAGTACCTTTATGTAATCGAGGAGGCAAGTGTTCAAAGACGTGCTCCTCGATGCTGGAGAGATCGTGGGCCTCTGTTTCTCGGTCATCTCTGCTCTCTGACTCTTCATCATCCTCACTATCAGAGTCTTCCTCGGACCCTCCACCAGCTACGGCTAGCATACGGTGTGGACCTCGATACTGTAACagacctgaaacacacacacatacacacaatgaGGGAACGATTTGAGATGAATCATAAATGGAcggctcacccaaaaatgagttcTAGTTGCACTTGGAATACAGCTCACATGTTGTATGGATTTTTATGGAGTGTTTATGGCACTTTATGACATTTATAGAGCTTGACAGCTGGAAAAGGTGgtgaaaaaaaatagcatttttatTTGGAAACTTAAAAATCCCATTGCAAAGGGACACATACatgtctgtatatatatatatatatatatatatatatatatatatatatatatatatatatatatatatatataattttttataattatataaaatgaaaatatatatatatttttaattcatttttattatataaatatgtacaagttaaattaatatatacagTGAATACATAGCATATACATGTtacataattacatttaaaaaaaatatatatatatatatatatatatatatatatatatatatatatatttactttaatttgaaaaacatgtatactttaaattaatttattttccaaataattttatataactttatttattatttctaatataaaataattgtaaatataactaataaaaataatttaaaaaataatacatttaaataatgaatatatatatatatatatatatatatatatatatatatatatatttttttttttttaaatatatacacagtttaaattaatttatatattttcataatttatatttattttaattaaatacagatatatgtaatgtattttttatttatactgttttttataattattttatataaatgtaaataaattttaagtttataaatataaatgcagTTATGATTATTTATAAAATTGCAAGAGTGGCCGGATCTGTTGTGTCCGTATTGGTCACTAGAGGTCTCTGTAACACCAGTGAAGCTCTCGGGCGGCATCTATCCGACTATCCGCTTCATTACAGAGGCCATAAAAATAATCTTCATCCACACAGCTGTGAGCCAGCAGACAGATAATAAATGCCATTTCCTAAACCCTGCATGATAACTGTAATACCTGCCCATATTAGGACGAAATGAACCGTTCGGCTTCATTAAGTCCTGAATATGctgacataaaaaaacaaatctgaTAAACTGAAACATTTAGAAAGCACTCACCGTTCTTCTTAAGGAAGTGTAAAGCATCTTTATATCCCTGCTTGCACATATGCTTCATCACCTGAGGAAGAAAAAAGCACTTACGTAAGCAAGCACAAGGTTTATGTCATCTTGGCAGTCGTGTGTATTTTTAGGCCATTTCAAAAGGGAACATCCAGCAGACAGTGTTAAATGAACacctgaggtgtgtgtgtgtgtgtgttaccatTGGATCAGGTGGGAAGAGTGCTCTGGAGACCCTGTACAGGTTGGGCAGCGTGAACTGAATGGATGTGTtggtgaagcggagctcatgCATGTTGGTTGAGCTGATGTCTCGCGGGCAGATGTCACTTTCCCCAGAGAACGGAGACACTGTGATGGTGTTTTTCAGCTCGTACTGAGGCAAATTATCACTGATGCCTCCGTCCACGTACCGCTGAAAGACACAGACAAAGACAGATAcatttatgacttttttttattttatatgactcatttaattcattatttttcctAATGCGGTTctttttgttgtgtttgttgCTTGCCAATGTCTTGGTTTACTTCATGGTAAAAACAATTGTTTTTGTCAATTTATTTACTCTATTTGCATTCAATTTAATTGCAGAGTGCTTCTATCTACCAAAACAAtctatttaacaaaaaaataaatagattaatTTGTCTTTATTTGAATTACATTTAATTGCAGAGTgcatataaataaactaaacaatTTAACAAAGAATAAATACGTAATTGAATTGCAGTGCATCGAACGAAACAATctatttaacaaaaataaatccaTTAATTACTTAAACACTTAATTTAATTACACTGTGCCTCTAACTAAActaatttaacaaaaataaatagatCAATTATTAGGAAATAGTgcttttttaaagctacactgtgtgatattttcccccatctagcggtgaaaagctatatgaccatccagtgaatattagtttctgttcctctcaattctgatttcgttttaactcctacggtggccaatttagtccaagattaacatggcaatctcccctcttcacattcgacacggtgccatcgagtgttaaaacgcgaaaggcgaagcttgaatttacgggtatgtccctctttggctactgtactttcaagatggaggagcaacatggcgaccggcattcgaacccctcacccgtatgtgttttcaatggcttattataaacttacgagaaaaCTTTATTActagaaagaagtaaatatacgttaatgagcacatatatttttgaaagaactaagtgtttttagctaagaataaactaaaacagttacacagtgtagctttaatttaattacagagTGCATCTAACAACTAAACAATctgttaaacaaaataaacattacaCTAATATTAATTTGTGAGGAAATAGTGCTTTCTTCGTTTAATTAATTGTAGAGGGCATCTAACAAAACTAAACAATCtgttaaacaaaattaaataaaaataagagggTAACTAGATTCTGTAAACTACATTTTTCTCATTACAACATTAATTTGTGAGAAAATAGTGCTACTTCTcttcaatttaatttaattgcagagtgcattaaactaaactaaagtATGGTTAACACACAAAAATACACTACGAATGTTACTAGATGCAAATTTTGCTCCATTTCACACTGAATGCAAAACTTTGGTAATTCAATTGCACAATATTGGACGTGCCAATAAGAATCAATACAGTGAAAAGGAAAAACCTGAGAGAGAAAGATTGTGAATATTTATAGACTGAGGTTTTGCTGCTAACAGACAGAACAGTAGAAAGAGCAGCAGCTTTCAGAGCGCTGGCAGTCCTGTCGTATTtggagcaacacacacacacacacacacacacacacagacacattatTTGGGATTCTTgttggaacacacacacacagccaacACACATATGCAAACATACACTAATCCcggcctacacacacacactgactcattCACTGGCGGGGAAGGCGAGCCACGTGCCAACTGCACAAACACTGCCTTATGGACACCAGCTCAGAGCTCACTGATCTGACATCAGCTTCACCTCTTACCTTTCCATGACTAATAACGAGCTGTCATTTAAACACATGACCTTCCGTGGTGGGACACATTTCATCTGTTGCAGATGCAGAGCACTGATGCAGCTTTTTTAGGAGAGTGAGAGTGTCCATGAGAATTTGTTTCACAAAAGAGTTTTTAGAGCTGCGCAGCACAATGACAACCAGTAACAAATGAGTGGAGGGTGgactaaataaatacaaaaatctagttcaaaaaatgaaattacatGTAGAATCAAGAAAATTAAGCTTTTGTATTGTGACATAATGATAATTAAACATATATTCGCCTAAGATTTGCATTACTCTAATGAGAGAGAAAAATTATACATGAAATAACTCTGGCGCTTTTCACATGGCGGACAAAAATtatcattgtttttttgtttttgttttcagttAAATGAATGTactatattttagtttgatgatgcttctttattttatatttggtaTTTTTAGGAGATTTTATGGtgctaaattatatttatgaagTTATGATCCATCGCTTTTTGAAGTTAAACCGTCAGAAATCATGAATGCTTTGCTATATTAAAGAAGACACGTGGCAGATTATTGCCAAAGCtgaaaaagtgaaaataaaattaaagttaCAGAAGTTTATGTGCattataatgaaaatatttatataccctgaagctaagcagggctaagcctggtcagtacctgaatgggagaccaactgggaaaaccaggagctgctggtgttaatgaggccagcagggggcgctcagcctgtggtctgtgtgggtcctaacgcaccagtatagtgatggggacactatactgtcaaagagcaccgtccttcagatgagacgttaaaccgaggtcctgacattaaaaatcccagtatGTCCTTATGAAGAAAAGAGTAcagtgtaaccccggcatcctggccaattTTGCCCTTTGCCCATTGGTGACTAGATTTTTCAGGACATTTAACATTTTCCAGTCATGGCCATGATTTTTGAGTGTTCACAGAGCAAGTGCCAAAACCTTTACCAAGTTTCATACCATTCAGATGAAgatacaatattattatttttgaggaAATAGTGTTTTCTTAATTTCATTTCGTATCAGAGTGCATCTAACAAAGCTAAACAATCTATTTAAcaaaagatttaaattaacaaaaatattacatttctcataaaaataatactttctttttaagttaataattttttaaaatattttttattacatttttaattttatttttaattcaaatttgtttacattttataattaataagTATTAATTAGTTTTATGTTATTGAATTGCAGAATGCATCTAACTACACACAACAAGTGCAAGTGCCAAAGTAGCAAGTTTCAAAAagattaagtaaaaaaaaataaaaaacatcctGAACACTTTTTGGACCAAGCAGCATCAGAGGGTTAAAAAGTCAAATGTTTCATTGCAATGATAATAATGTCACAATGCAAAAATCCAAATTGTTCTAAAACAAATAGACGACTAGAATTTTGTATGAAGTTGAAAAACACACTAAGAAAAAGAGATTGCAGAgctaaaaacacacaaaccatTAAAAACCCAAGGAAAAGCAAGAGAACTAGAGCAAAGATCAGAAAACCGCCAAAGGTCACGGATCCGACTAGAAGGGCAATGAAAGAAAGTAAAccctcaaaaacacacaaaacacactatTTACATTGGCACAACATCCGAACACAACGTCACTCTTTACAAAACCAGCACTGAATATAGAAGTTCACCATTTCCCAATCACACACAACTTTTGAAACACAGAAGTAGTGGTTACGCAAGCCTTTACCGCATTTTAGAGAGATCTGTGCCCTAGTTTAGTGGTATATACCCTGTCAAACATCACTAATACTCATATTGAGTGAGTGATTTAAACGACCCAAACCATCATCAGTAATAAACGCCAGCATGTGTAACTTGTCCCGCGTCAAGCATTCATTGAATAAACACAAGCACATAACTTACAGTATGTGCTCTGAATCCTACATACACTACTGTTAGATTTTTCTCTTCtgttcaccaaagctgcatttatttaattaaaaatacagtaatattggaaatattttttttctgttttctatttaaataaaaaaattctatttattcctgtaatttattcctgtgatcaaagctgtgttttctgcatcattactccagtcttcagtgtcacgtgatctaatgccgccttcacgtgctatctgaattatcgtaaatacacGTTTTCGAGGTAAAAactgcacatgaacgccctctgatgtcgtgtttaccactgggaagttcgggaataattttgatacccaagttcccgagatggccgtggcataaccgttaaaaatggcAGATGGGAGACGAATTGTATTCGTTTTTTTCCCCACAACAATTTCATTGTCTTGTTGttaaagtagtacatatttacataaattaataatcatttgaagcatattgtgtattttcaACACACCGAAAATCGCATctagttgaccatcattccagaatGAGCAAGCTGACTATCTGTGGTAAAGTATCTATACAATAGGATCAtgtatggctgaaaactattgccattttagtctttaagcagccttatcttgtctacattatgcctttattgtgaatgtgattatgAACAATATGCTTTTGTGTTGTGCTGCTATAAtgtttgccagtgattctaTGATTTTTCTGGGAACGGGAAATGCCTGAAATGGTTATAgcgttaaaataacattttacaaaaacgcacaaaagtatgaacctgacgtcctccattctttccgacaacaaagcgactgaacacaacaagctcgtaatcacgacttctgaagtgggaagtgggaaacttccgatagcacgtAATTAATGACTGGATTAATCACTCACCACTCCCTGCAGGGTCGGCGGTATCAGGCCACAGTACACGGGGATGTAAGTACTGCATATACACGCCTGTACATATGAAAACACAAGGGATTTGGACATCAGTAGACATAATTCAAAAACCATGTGCATTTACTGTAAATATCTTGAAAACGTGATTGTTAATAGCTGTGTTTGTGAGCAGAT includes the following:
- the pnpla2 gene encoding patatin-like phospholipase domain-containing protein 2 — translated: MFPLDSQWNISFAGCGFLGIYHIGVASCLQEHAPFLVANARHIYGASAGALSASALVSGACLGEAGANIIDVAKEARKRFLGPMHPSFNLVKIIRSMLHRTLPPDSYAKANGRLGISLTRVTDGENVLVSHFNSNEELVQACICSTYIPVYCGLIPPTLQGVRYVDGGISDNLPQYELKNTITVSPFSGESDICPRDISSTNMHELRFTNTSIQFTLPNLYRVSRALFPPDPMVMKHMCKQGYKDALHFLKKNGLLQYRGPHRMLAVAGGGSEEDSDSEDDEESESRDDRETEAHDLSSIEEHVFEHLPPRLHKALVEACRERRSLLQSLSNMLPVRMASAILLPYTFPLESALSMSMRLLEWLPDIQEDVGWMKDQTVKLLQGVLSHAGRSVSQQVSARFSYQLELKHSQSVPASFSAARLLPGWVYGGSSTVLDAMLRLDQYQRQLLPGLFCVNLDLRGSFTTNSAHSSTSSAQSHQDAMEGLTMRSLGDPNTSLLP